One segment of Rubripirellula amarantea DNA contains the following:
- the purL gene encoding phosphoribosylformylglycinamidine synthase subunit PurL, with protein sequence MPLWQIDIYPADGQVDREAQRTAEEIAELGLGENISVAFARGFLVQGEFAKDEAVRLATTLLSDSVTESSVVAIAGQDDLNEPPGSQTTLVNVLPKPGVMDPVAASTLGAARDAGFDVAAVRTMRKYWLSELDDDSLQTVCRRALSNDAIEQVIVGPLEMDELDVGSDYEFKLVTVPIRSLDDAGLEKLSKDGQLYLTLVEMQTIQNHFQSIGRDPTDIELESVAQTWSEHCSHKTLAGRIHYRGPAIGAEGVDERQYDNMLKETIFAATVQIRETLGDDDWCVSVFKDNAGVVKFDDDFHACFKVETHNHPSALEPYGGANTGIGGVIRDPMGTGLGAKPVCNTDVFCFAPPDMPADELPPGVLHPRRVMKGVVSGVRDYGNRMGIPTVNGAVYFDKRYLGNPLVYCGNAGMIPVGMEEKEVMPDDLIVAIGGRTGRDGIHGATFSSAELTSESESLSGGAVQIGNAITEKMVLDVLLQARDRGLFTAVTDCGAGGFSSAVGEMGEDLGAEVWLDKAPLKYDGLTYTEIWISEAQERMVFSVPQDCWDEFRELCESEGVEAAVLGRFTESGRLVLTYHGHTVGDVSMQFLHDGRPPIIRDAVYEVPPSKPLDVPAMTADEHHDALLKIMGSLNVASKHWVIRQYDHEVQGGSVIKPLVGPQCDGPGDAAVVRPRIESQRGLVISCGMNPHYGDFDTYHMAASSIDEAMRNAVAVGADPSQIAILDNFCWGYTDRAETLGSLVRAAIACQDMAITLGTPFISGKDSLNNEFSYNDESGTKQTISIPPSLLISAMGQIDDVSKAITMDAKEAGNVVFLIGQTHCELGGSHFSLVQELTGGNVPAVNAENAKQTFKTVHRSIMDRLVRSCHDLSEGGLAAAAVEMAMAGGLGMKLDIDAAIGQLSATEMLFSESNTRFLIETTPENADAFENMFKESGVSVARLGTIEASGDLTIHCGDECVLQVDVATAKSAWQSPLNW encoded by the coding sequence ATGCCGCTTTGGCAAATTGACATTTATCCCGCCGATGGCCAAGTCGACCGCGAGGCTCAACGCACCGCCGAAGAAATCGCAGAACTCGGTCTGGGCGAAAACATTTCGGTCGCGTTCGCGCGAGGATTTCTCGTGCAAGGCGAGTTTGCGAAAGACGAAGCCGTTCGCTTGGCGACAACTCTGCTGTCGGACAGCGTCACGGAATCTTCGGTCGTGGCAATCGCTGGCCAGGACGACCTGAACGAACCACCAGGTTCGCAAACCACACTCGTCAATGTGCTTCCAAAGCCAGGCGTGATGGACCCCGTCGCTGCCAGCACACTGGGCGCTGCTCGCGATGCAGGTTTTGACGTCGCAGCGGTGCGGACGATGCGTAAGTATTGGCTGAGCGAACTTGATGACGATTCGCTTCAAACGGTTTGTCGTCGAGCGCTATCGAACGATGCAATCGAGCAAGTCATTGTTGGTCCGCTAGAGATGGATGAACTTGACGTCGGTTCGGATTACGAATTCAAACTCGTCACCGTACCCATTCGCAGTCTCGACGACGCCGGACTCGAGAAACTCTCCAAGGACGGGCAACTGTATCTGACGCTCGTCGAAATGCAGACCATCCAGAATCATTTTCAATCGATCGGTCGCGACCCAACCGACATCGAACTTGAATCGGTCGCCCAAACGTGGTCCGAACACTGCAGCCACAAGACCTTGGCGGGTCGCATTCACTACCGCGGCCCGGCGATCGGTGCGGAAGGTGTAGACGAACGTCAGTACGACAATATGTTGAAGGAAACGATCTTCGCGGCGACTGTCCAGATTCGCGAAACGTTGGGTGACGACGATTGGTGTGTAAGCGTCTTCAAAGACAATGCTGGGGTGGTCAAGTTTGATGACGACTTCCACGCATGCTTTAAGGTCGAAACTCACAATCACCCCTCGGCGTTGGAACCATACGGTGGCGCTAACACGGGCATTGGTGGGGTGATTCGTGATCCCATGGGAACCGGTTTGGGTGCAAAGCCAGTTTGTAATACCGATGTGTTTTGCTTTGCTCCGCCGGACATGCCCGCGGATGAATTGCCACCCGGCGTTTTGCATCCTCGACGGGTCATGAAGGGTGTGGTCTCCGGCGTTCGTGACTACGGCAACCGCATGGGAATTCCCACCGTGAACGGTGCCGTGTACTTCGACAAACGATACCTGGGCAATCCGCTGGTTTACTGCGGCAACGCCGGCATGATTCCAGTTGGGATGGAAGAAAAAGAAGTCATGCCCGACGATTTGATCGTGGCGATCGGTGGCCGCACCGGTCGTGATGGGATCCACGGTGCGACGTTTAGCTCGGCGGAACTAACCAGCGAATCGGAATCGCTTTCCGGCGGCGCAGTTCAAATTGGAAATGCGATCACCGAAAAGATGGTGCTCGATGTATTGTTGCAAGCTCGTGATCGAGGTCTCTTCACGGCGGTGACGGATTGCGGCGCTGGCGGATTCAGTAGTGCCGTTGGTGAAATGGGCGAAGACCTTGGCGCCGAAGTATGGCTCGACAAGGCACCGCTGAAGTATGACGGTCTGACTTACACCGAAATTTGGATCTCCGAAGCTCAGGAGCGAATGGTCTTTTCGGTGCCGCAGGATTGTTGGGATGAATTCCGTGAGCTTTGTGAAAGCGAAGGAGTCGAAGCTGCAGTTCTGGGACGCTTTACGGAATCCGGTCGATTGGTTTTGACCTATCACGGTCATACCGTGGGTGATGTATCGATGCAGTTTTTGCACGATGGACGTCCGCCAATCATTCGTGATGCAGTCTACGAAGTGCCCCCGTCGAAGCCGCTCGATGTGCCAGCGATGACCGCTGATGAACATCACGATGCGCTGCTCAAAATCATGGGTAGTTTGAATGTCGCCAGCAAACATTGGGTGATTCGGCAGTACGATCACGAGGTCCAAGGCGGCAGCGTGATTAAACCTCTCGTCGGGCCTCAGTGCGATGGTCCTGGCGATGCGGCGGTCGTTCGTCCGCGGATCGAATCCCAACGAGGCCTCGTGATCTCTTGCGGGATGAATCCTCACTACGGCGATTTTGACACTTATCACATGGCAGCCTCGTCGATTGACGAAGCGATGCGTAATGCGGTCGCCGTCGGTGCGGACCCGAGCCAGATCGCAATCTTGGATAATTTTTGTTGGGGATATACCGACCGCGCTGAAACACTAGGGTCGCTTGTCCGCGCCGCGATTGCTTGCCAAGACATGGCGATCACGCTGGGGACTCCATTCATCAGCGGCAAAGACAGCTTGAATAACGAGTTCAGTTACAACGATGAATCAGGTACGAAGCAAACGATCTCGATTCCACCGAGTTTGTTGATTAGTGCAATGGGCCAGATTGACGACGTGTCCAAAGCGATCACGATGGACGCGAAGGAAGCCGGCAATGTTGTTTTCTTGATTGGCCAAACGCATTGCGAGCTGGGTGGGTCGCACTTCAGTTTGGTGCAAGAATTGACCGGTGGGAATGTTCCCGCAGTCAATGCCGAGAATGCAAAGCAAACCTTCAAGACCGTCCACCGTTCGATCATGGACCGTTTGGTTCGATCGTGTCACGACCTCAGCGAAGGTGGCTTAGCTGCGGCGGCCGTCGAAATGGCAATGGCAGGTGGCCTGGGAATGAAGCTGGACATCGACGCCGCGATTGGGCAATTGTCGGCTACGGAAATGTTGTTCAGTGAATCGAATACGCGATTCCTGATCGAAACGACTCCTGAGAACGCGGATGCGTTTGAAAACATGTTCAAGGAATCAGGTGTTTCAGTCGCCCGTTTGGGTACAATTGAAGCCTCTGGCGATCTGACGATCCATTGCGGCGACGAATGTGTTTTGCAAGTCGACGTCGCTACGGCAAAGTCGGCTTGGCAGTCACCATTGAACTGGTGA
- a CDS encoding 4Fe-4S dicluster domain-containing protein: MITTATQDTTSKTITVVVSRGQSRNPEKRGLEQAVVELAGKVEGVDVIVIPHLYDLPKSSESFAKLKDIEGDLVVVSWIFSRAAHWVLDRNGICGKVGKTQWTDEDKADDDSGESVASEAPSIEAEPTEVVDRVTDLYPRSDRQVYCLDLKAQNDPKVFVSELRRIMGLKEPSSDTVHLPIVGGQVVQVEEKTGRRWYPVIDFDRCTNCMECIDFCLFGVYGVDHGENILVEQPDNCRKGCPACSRVCPENAIIFPQHKAPAIAGAEVDGDEGFKIDLSQLFGAPTGSDDPIATAARERDEQLLLAGRDAVGIDDQLKKRQSDLAAGPKDRLDNLIDSLEAFDI; encoded by the coding sequence ATGATTACGACCGCCACGCAAGACACGACCAGCAAGACAATCACGGTCGTGGTTTCGCGTGGCCAATCGCGGAATCCGGAAAAGCGCGGGCTTGAACAAGCAGTGGTGGAACTTGCGGGCAAGGTGGAAGGTGTGGACGTGATCGTCATTCCTCACCTTTACGATTTGCCGAAGTCCAGTGAATCGTTCGCAAAGCTCAAAGACATCGAAGGCGACTTGGTCGTCGTGTCTTGGATCTTTTCTCGGGCCGCGCACTGGGTTCTCGATCGCAACGGTATCTGCGGTAAGGTTGGAAAGACGCAGTGGACCGACGAAGATAAAGCTGACGATGACAGTGGCGAATCAGTCGCATCCGAGGCCCCATCAATCGAGGCCGAACCGACCGAGGTGGTGGATCGGGTCACGGATTTGTATCCCCGATCTGATCGCCAAGTTTATTGTTTGGATTTGAAGGCCCAAAACGATCCCAAAGTTTTCGTTAGCGAGCTTCGCCGGATCATGGGTTTGAAAGAGCCCTCTTCTGACACCGTGCATCTTCCCATTGTGGGTGGGCAAGTGGTCCAGGTCGAAGAGAAGACTGGACGCCGTTGGTATCCCGTAATCGACTTCGATCGTTGCACGAACTGCATGGAGTGCATCGACTTTTGTTTGTTCGGTGTTTACGGTGTCGATCACGGCGAGAATATTTTGGTCGAACAGCCCGACAATTGCCGCAAGGGATGCCCGGCATGCAGTCGGGTTTGTCCAGAGAATGCTATCATCTTTCCTCAGCACAAAGCTCCTGCCATCGCGGGGGCCGAGGTCGATGGCGATGAAGGATTTAAAATTGACCTGTCGCAATTGTTCGGTGCACCAACTGGCAGCGACGATCCGATTGCCACCGCTGCACGAGAGCGAGATGAGCAATTGTTGCTTGCCGGTCGCGATGCAGTGGGCATTGATGATCAGCTCAAAAAGCGTCAATCCGATCTGGCAGCCGGCCCGAAAGATCGGTTGGATAACTTGATTGATTCTCTGGAAGCATTCGATATTTAG
- a CDS encoding DUF1501 domain-containing protein, translated as MKSSTSNPNQMHHDETLNRLTRRAFFSQTSAGLGAAALASLDTGSALAAARVGGLPQVPHHEPKARRAIYLFMSGAPSQMDMWDHKPAMADWFDKDLPESIRQGQRLTTMTSGQSRFPIAPSIYKFSPHGANGTMASELIPHMAKKVDEISLIKSMYTEAINHDPAITYICTGDQLPGKASLGSWLSYGLGTENENLPAFMVMTASWSGRKEAQALYNRLWGSGFLPSKYQGVALRSSGDKVLYLSNPDGIDPHVRRRMLDSLGRLNQETLDRIGDPETNARIAQYEMAFRMQTSVPDLSDISDEPQHVLDLYGPEVTHPGTFANCCLMARRMAERGVRFTQIFHRGWDQHGALPKDLPNQCKDTDQPSAGLLTDLRQRGMLDDTLVVWGGEFGRTIYCQGALTKDNYGRDHHPKCFTVWMAGGGVKNGVVHGETDEFSYNITKDPVHIRDLNATILHQMGIDHERFVYPFKGLDQRLTGVEESRVVSEILT; from the coding sequence TGGCTGCGGCTAGGGTGGGCGGTTTGCCCCAGGTTCCTCATCACGAACCCAAAGCACGACGAGCGATCTACCTATTCATGTCTGGCGCACCAAGTCAGATGGACATGTGGGATCACAAGCCTGCAATGGCGGATTGGTTCGATAAGGATTTGCCGGAATCCATTCGACAGGGACAACGACTAACCACAATGACGAGCGGTCAGTCGCGTTTTCCAATTGCGCCGAGCATCTATAAGTTTTCGCCACATGGTGCCAATGGAACGATGGCCAGCGAGTTGATTCCTCATATGGCCAAGAAAGTCGACGAGATATCGTTGATCAAGTCGATGTACACCGAAGCGATCAATCACGATCCCGCGATCACGTACATTTGCACGGGAGACCAATTGCCGGGCAAAGCTTCATTAGGATCTTGGCTCAGCTATGGACTTGGTACCGAGAACGAGAACCTGCCCGCATTCATGGTGATGACCGCGTCGTGGTCGGGCCGAAAGGAAGCTCAGGCTCTTTATAATCGACTTTGGGGAAGCGGTTTCCTACCCAGTAAATATCAAGGTGTGGCGCTAAGAAGCAGTGGCGATAAGGTGCTTTACCTTTCCAACCCAGACGGCATTGACCCTCATGTGCGACGCCGGATGTTGGATTCGCTCGGCAGGCTCAACCAAGAAACGCTCGATCGCATTGGAGACCCGGAGACCAACGCTCGAATCGCCCAATACGAAATGGCGTTTCGCATGCAGACTTCGGTGCCGGACTTGTCAGACATCAGCGACGAGCCTCAACATGTCTTGGATTTGTATGGACCGGAAGTCACCCATCCTGGCACGTTTGCGAATTGCTGTTTGATGGCTCGGCGAATGGCCGAACGAGGAGTCCGTTTTACTCAGATCTTCCATCGCGGGTGGGACCAACACGGCGCGCTTCCCAAGGACCTGCCCAACCAATGCAAAGACACTGACCAACCGTCCGCCGGACTACTGACCGATCTACGTCAACGAGGAATGTTGGACGATACGCTTGTGGTATGGGGTGGCGAATTTGGCCGTACGATCTATTGCCAAGGAGCTTTAACCAAAGACAACTACGGTCGCGACCACCACCCCAAGTGCTTTACCGTTTGGATGGCAGGCGGTGGAGTGAAGAACGGAGTCGTACACGGCGAAACGGATGAGTTCAGCTACAACATCACCAAAGATCCGGTTCATATCCGTGATCTCAACGCGACCATCCTGCACCAGATGGGCATCGATCACGAACGATTTGTCTACCCGTTCAAGGGACTCGACCAGAGGCTTACCGGTGTCGAAGAGAGCCGCGTGGTAAGTGAAATTCTTACCTAG